A stretch of Helicobacter pylori DNA encodes these proteins:
- a CDS encoding serine/threonine transporter, which translates to MAQEKAVSSDLKKINAFDLRWMASLFGTAVGAGILFLPIRAGGHGIWAIVVMSAIIFPLTYLGHRALAYFIGSKDQEDITMVVRSHFGAQWGFLITLLYFLAIYPICLAYGVGITNVFDHFFTNQLHLAPFHRGLLAVALVSLMMLVMVFNATIVTRICNALVYPLCLILLLFSLYLIPYWQGANLFVVPSFKEFVLAIWLTLPVLVFSFNHSPIISTFTQNVGKEYGAFKEYKLNQIELGTSLMLLGFVMFFVFSCVMCLNADDFVKAREQNIPILSYFANTLNNPLINYAGPVVAFLAIFSSFFGHYYGAKEGLEGIIIQSLKLKKASKTLSVSVTIFLWLTITLVAYINPNILDFIENLGGPIIALILFVMPMIAFYSVSSLKRFRNFKVDIFVFVFGSLTALSVFLGLF; encoded by the coding sequence ATGGCACAAGAAAAAGCGGTTTCAAGCGATCTCAAAAAGATCAATGCGTTTGATTTGCGTTGGATGGCGTCCTTATTTGGCACGGCGGTGGGGGCTGGGATTTTATTTTTGCCTATTAGAGCCGGTGGGCATGGGATATGGGCTATTGTGGTGATGAGCGCGATCATCTTCCCTTTAACTTATCTAGGGCATAGAGCCTTAGCTTATTTCATAGGATCTAAAGATCAAGAAGACATTACCATGGTCGTTCGCTCCCATTTTGGCGCTCAATGGGGTTTTCTTATCACTTTGCTTTATTTCTTGGCGATTTATCCTATTTGCTTGGCTTATGGGGTGGGTATCACTAACGTGTTTGATCATTTTTTCACTAACCAGTTGCATTTAGCGCCTTTTCATCGGGGCTTACTGGCTGTAGCGTTAGTCTCTTTAATGATGTTGGTGATGGTTTTTAACGCTACGATTGTAACACGCATTTGTAACGCTTTAGTGTATCCTTTATGCTTGATTTTATTGCTTTTTTCTTTGTATCTTATCCCTTATTGGCAAGGCGCTAATCTTTTTGTGGTGCCGAGCTTTAAAGAATTTGTGTTAGCCATTTGGCTAACCTTACCGGTGCTTGTGTTTTCGTTCAACCATAGCCCCATTATTTCAACCTTCACTCAAAATGTGGGAAAAGAATACGGCGCTTTCAAAGAGTATAAACTCAATCAAATTGAATTAGGGACATCGCTGATGCTTTTAGGGTTTGTGATGTTTTTTGTGTTTTCATGCGTCATGTGCTTGAATGCTGATGATTTTGTGAAAGCAAGGGAACAAAACATCCCTATTTTAAGCTATTTCGCTAACACTTTAAACAACCCTTTAATCAATTATGCGGGGCCTGTGGTGGCTTTTTTAGCGATCTTTTCATCTTTTTTTGGGCATTATTATGGGGCTAAAGAGGGTTTAGAAGGCATTATCATTCAAAGTTTAAAATTGAAAAAAGCTTCTAAAACCTTGAGTGTTAGCGTAACGATTTTTTTATGGCTGACTATCACGCTTGTGGCTTATATTAACCCCAATATCTTGGATTTTATTGAAAATTTAGGCGGCCCCATTATCGCGCTCATTCTGTTTGTGATGCCCATGATAGCTTTTTATAGCGTTTCTAGTTTGAAGCGTTTTAGAAACTTCAAAGTGGATATTTTTGTGTTTGTCTTTGGGAGCTTAACGGCTTTGAGCGTGTTTTTAGGACTATTTTAA